In a single window of the Methanofollis ethanolicus genome:
- a CDS encoding chemotaxis protein CheC: protein MQLTALQTDALGELGNIGAAHAATTLSQMLMSQIEMDVPAVSIIDISKFYSVIDDECAALVVFQITGEAHGQGYVVLYMPQKSAVCLTNTMLGMNDMDREINDMDQSALIEVGNIMVSAFLDATAELLGIVMLPSPPSLCVDMAHAGIQSILADVAQDTDEVVIFRTNLHNGQNEIEGTLLLFPDLTLLKNLVTLLESLTSPAQSS, encoded by the coding sequence ATGCAATTAACAGCGTTACAGACGGATGCACTGGGAGAACTCGGAAACATTGGCGCTGCCCATGCCGCGACCACCCTTTCCCAGATGCTCATGAGCCAGATCGAGATGGATGTACCGGCGGTCTCCATCATCGACATCTCAAAGTTCTACTCGGTTATCGATGACGAATGTGCTGCGCTTGTTGTCTTCCAGATTACCGGCGAAGCCCATGGACAGGGGTATGTCGTTCTCTATATGCCGCAGAAGTCGGCGGTATGCCTGACCAATACGATGCTTGGCATGAACGACATGGATCGGGAGATCAATGACATGGACCAGAGCGCTCTGATCGAGGTGGGGAACATCATGGTTTCGGCGTTCCTGGATGCGACCGCCGAACTGCTCGGCATCGTTATGTTGCCGTCTCCGCCGTCTCTCTGCGTGGATATGGCTCATGCAGGCATTCAGTCGATCCTTGCGGATGTTGCACAGGATACGGACGAAGTGGTCATCTTCAGGACGAACCTTCATAACGGCCAGAACGAGATCGAAGGGACGCTCCTCCTCTTCCCTGACCTGACATTGCTCAAAAACCTTGTCACCCTCCTTGAATCTCTGACTTCGCCAGCTCAGTCTTCCTGA